From a region of the Rouxiella sp. S1S-2 genome:
- a CDS encoding circularly permuted type 2 ATP-grasp protein encodes MINIDLLDSPFFDEMLMAEGKHRSHYQAYWQWLQQADQQAVQRKKEEAALLFHRVGITFNVYGDDDGAERLIPFDSVPRIIPAKEWQMLDRGIRQRVQALNCFLHDIYHDQKILKAGIVPAEQVLANEQYQPCMQGVNLHRDTYAHIAGTDMVRGGDGEYYVLEDNLRTPSGVSYMMENRKMMMRLYPELFSEQRIAPVSRYPSYLLQTLRESTPVNDPTVVVLTPGRFNSAYFEHSFLAQQMGVELVESVDLFVKEGAVFMRTTAGPCKVDVIYRRLDDAFLDPLAFRADSMLGVPGLLSVYRTGGVVLANAIGTGVADDKSIYPYVPDMIRFYLSEDPILNNVPTWQCRKEQDLSYVLANLEKMVVKEVHGAGGYGMLIGPKASQAEIAHFRDLLKARPENYIAQDTLALSTCPTFVEEGLAPRHIDLRPFALTGAEIRLVPGGLTRVALEEGSLVVNSSQGGGTKDTWVLEDDAC; translated from the coding sequence ATGATCAATATTGACCTACTCGATTCACCCTTTTTTGATGAAATGTTAATGGCTGAAGGGAAGCACCGCAGCCATTATCAAGCCTACTGGCAATGGTTACAGCAGGCCGATCAACAGGCCGTTCAGCGCAAGAAAGAGGAAGCTGCGCTGTTGTTTCATCGGGTGGGGATTACCTTTAACGTGTATGGGGATGACGACGGCGCCGAGCGTCTTATCCCGTTTGACAGCGTGCCACGCATTATTCCGGCCAAAGAGTGGCAAATGCTCGACCGTGGGATCCGTCAGCGGGTGCAGGCGCTTAACTGTTTCTTGCATGATATTTATCATGACCAAAAAATTCTCAAGGCAGGCATAGTGCCGGCCGAGCAGGTATTGGCGAACGAACAGTATCAACCCTGCATGCAGGGCGTTAATCTGCACCGTGATACCTATGCGCACATTGCCGGAACCGACATGGTTCGCGGCGGCGACGGTGAATATTACGTGCTTGAGGACAATCTGCGCACCCCGTCCGGCGTTTCCTACATGATGGAAAACCGCAAAATGATGATGCGGCTTTATCCAGAACTGTTTAGTGAACAACGTATTGCCCCGGTTTCTCGCTACCCTTCTTATCTGCTGCAAACACTGCGTGAAAGCACACCGGTGAACGACCCTACGGTGGTGGTGTTAACGCCGGGCCGTTTCAACAGCGCCTACTTCGAACACAGCTTCTTGGCCCAACAAATGGGCGTTGAACTGGTTGAAAGCGTTGATTTATTTGTGAAAGAAGGCGCTGTATTTATGCGTACTACTGCCGGTCCCTGCAAGGTTGACGTGATTTATCGCCGCCTCGACGATGCGTTCCTCGACCCGCTGGCTTTCCGCGCTGACTCGATGCTCGGTGTACCGGGACTGCTTTCGGTTTACCGCACCGGCGGCGTGGTGCTGGCGAACGCCATCGGTACCGGCGTGGCCGACGACAAGTCTATCTACCCTTATGTACCGGACATGATCCGCTTCTATTTGTCGGAAGATCCCATACTGAATAATGTGCCAACCTGGCAGTGCCGCAAAGAACAGGACCTCTCCTACGTGCTTGCTAATCTAGAAAAAATGGTCGTCAAAGAGGTTCACGGTGCGGGTGGCTACGGCATGCTAATTGGTCCAAAAGCCAGTCAGGCAGAGATTGCTCACTTCCGCGACCTGCTCAAGGCACGTCCGGAAAACTATATTGCTCAGGACACACTGGCGCTTTCAACCTGTCCCACGTTTGTTGAAGAAGGCCTGGCACCGCGCCACATTGACCTGCGCCCCTTTGCATTAACCGGTGCCGAGATACGCCTGGTGCCGGGCGGACTAACCCGCGTGGCGCTGGAAGAAGGCTCGCTGGTGGTTAACTCTTCTCAGGGCGGCGGCACTAAGGACACCTGGGTTTTGGAGGATGACGCATGCTAA
- a CDS encoding alpha-E domain-containing protein: MLSRTASELYWMARYLERAENMARLMDVTNKLSMMSIRDNNHDLLVPLLLTGTQILFNDTYQQVTMNNLLNFFALDPNNPSSIYSCLQMAWNNAHAVRGSLSSEVWESINASWIEMKIIRRQGVGTAGADSFFDWVKERSHLFRGAMFGTLLRSDALYFIRLGTMLERADSTARLLEAKNQLLDADEDPVREYYRMDTLLRAVSAREAFHTLYKQQLSRETIADLLILRRELPRSLLACVEVMTEQLELIGGTVGNLPRRRAHTLHAQLRFSTLAEIQEVGLSEWLNDFLSQTSAIAESIHHTYLEAQ; encoded by the coding sequence ATGCTAAGCAGAACGGCCAGTGAACTCTATTGGATGGCCCGCTATCTTGAACGGGCTGAAAACATGGCTCGCCTGATGGACGTCACCAACAAACTGTCGATGATGTCTATCCGCGATAATAATCATGACCTGCTGGTTCCTTTACTGCTTACCGGCACTCAGATACTTTTTAATGATACCTATCAGCAAGTTACGATGAATAACCTGCTGAATTTCTTTGCACTCGACCCCAATAATCCCAGCAGCATTTACAGCTGCCTGCAAATGGCCTGGAACAACGCCCATGCGGTGCGCGGCAGTCTGTCGTCGGAAGTCTGGGAAAGCATTAACGCATCGTGGATTGAGATGAAAATAATCCGCCGTCAGGGCGTAGGCACGGCGGGGGCAGACAGCTTCTTCGACTGGGTGAAAGAGCGTTCACACCTGTTCCGCGGTGCCATGTTTGGGACGTTGCTGCGCAGCGACGCGCTGTATTTTATTCGCCTCGGCACCATGCTCGAACGCGCAGACAGCACCGCCCGCCTGCTCGAAGCCAAAAATCAGTTGCTCGACGCTGACGAAGATCCGGTTCGCGAATATTACCGCATGGACACGCTGCTGCGTGCGGTCAGCGCCCGCGAAGCCTTCCACACCTTATATAAACAACAGCTCAGCCGCGAAACCATCGCCGATCTGCTGATTCTGCGCCGCGAACTGCCGCGCTCTTTACTGGCCTGCGTCGAGGTCATGACCGAACAGCTTGAATTGATTGGTGGCACCGTCGGGAATCTGCCGCGCCGCCGCGCCCACACGCTGCATGCCCAGCTGCGCTTCTCGACGCTGGCCGAAATCCAGGAAGTGGGTCTTAGCGAATGGCTCAATGACTTCCTCAGTCAAACCAGCGCGATTGCAGAAAGCATTCATCACACTTATCTGGAGGCACAATGA
- a CDS encoding transglutaminase family protein, which yields MKLNVSHQTHYTYAQQVKRSTQYLRLTPQNSSHQKILTWDLSLPEYATRTIDAYGNVLHVLTLDQPHQAITIEANGVVEIEDNVEDDNCGHLSPLVFLRTSQLTHADPAIRDFASRYYRPQAQHESLRKLMGELLLKMPYSPGTTTVKDSAAQAFSAQQGVCQDHTHVFLACCRSLGIPARYVSGYLYSEDTAHVATHAWAEAWLDDRWQSFDVTNNTCQPNQHLKLAIGIDYLDACPVRGIRLGGGCEDMHTVAAVQMLDIPQ from the coding sequence ATGAAACTTAACGTCAGTCATCAGACGCACTATACCTATGCGCAGCAGGTTAAACGCAGCACCCAGTATCTGCGCCTGACGCCACAGAACTCCAGCCATCAGAAAATCCTGACCTGGGATCTCAGCCTGCCGGAATATGCCACCCGCACCATCGACGCCTATGGCAACGTGCTGCACGTGTTGACCCTCGACCAGCCGCATCAAGCGATCACTATCGAGGCCAACGGGGTGGTTGAAATTGAAGACAACGTAGAGGACGACAACTGCGGGCATCTTTCACCGTTGGTATTTCTGCGGACCAGCCAGCTGACCCATGCGGATCCGGCAATCCGTGACTTTGCCTCGCGCTATTATCGTCCACAGGCCCAGCATGAAAGCCTGCGCAAACTCATGGGCGAGCTGCTGCTTAAAATGCCTTACAGTCCAGGCACCACCACGGTAAAAGACAGTGCCGCGCAAGCGTTCAGCGCGCAGCAAGGCGTGTGTCAGGATCATACTCACGTGTTTCTGGCCTGCTGTCGCAGTCTTGGCATACCGGCGCGTTACGTAAGCGGTTATTTATACAGTGAAGATACCGCGCACGTGGCAACCCATGCTTGGGCAGAAGCCTGGCTTGATGACCGTTGGCAAAGTTTTGACGTAACAAATAATACTTGCCAGCCCAATCAACATTTGAAACTCGCTATCGGTATAGATTATCTTGATGCCTGCCCGGTACGCGGCATCCGGTTAGGGGGCGGATGCGAAGATATGCACACCGTCGCTGCGGTACAAATGCTCGATATTCCCCAATAA
- a CDS encoding proteasome-type protease → MTYCVAMRLSSGLVFVSDSRTNAGVDHISTFRKLHVFHQSDERMLVIQSAGNLATTQSILSLLHKRCLDPDRPNMLNVASMYDAASLLGETVREVIARDSGANQGGMTDFSCNLLLGGQIEGEGMRLFHVYPQGNFIEATHDTPYFQVGESKYGKPIIDRVLTYNTALDQAMQCALISMDSTLRSNLSVGLPLDVMIYPKDSFSKAQQYRITEDHPYFQMIRTGWGEGLLSIFAQLPTLKLEN, encoded by the coding sequence ATGACTTACTGTGTGGCCATGCGATTGTCCTCTGGCCTGGTGTTTGTTTCGGACTCGCGAACCAATGCTGGGGTGGACCATATTTCCACTTTCCGCAAACTGCATGTTTTTCATCAAAGCGATGAGCGGATGCTGGTGATTCAGAGTGCCGGCAATTTGGCGACCACACAGAGCATTCTCAGCCTGTTGCACAAGCGCTGTCTTGACCCGGATCGCCCCAATATGCTCAACGTGGCGTCAATGTACGACGCGGCGAGCCTGTTGGGTGAAACGGTGCGGGAAGTGATTGCCCGCGACAGTGGCGCGAATCAAGGCGGAATGACCGATTTCAGCTGCAATCTGCTGCTTGGCGGGCAAATTGAGGGTGAAGGAATGCGCCTGTTCCACGTTTATCCGCAGGGCAATTTTATTGAAGCCACTCACGATACGCCGTATTTTCAGGTGGGTGAAAGCAAGTACGGTAAGCCGATTATCGACCGCGTGTTGACCTACAACACCGCGCTGGATCAGGCGATGCAGTGTGCGCTTATTTCGATGGACTCTACCCTGCGCAGCAATCTGTCGGTTGGACTGCCGCTCGACGTTATGATCTATCCAAAAGACAGTTTCAGTAAGGCTCAGCAGTATCGGATAACCGAAGATCATCCGTATTTTCAGATGATCCGCACCGGATGGGGAGAGGGATTATTGAGTATTTTTGCCCAGTTACCGACCTTGAAACTGGAAAACTGA
- a CDS encoding YgjV family protein, giving the protein MTLYWFAQGVGLLAFCVGITMFFNRSDRRFKQQLSAYSAIIGIHFLLMGANAAGSTALLNAVRTQLALRTRSQWVMLIFITLTLIFGLGKAKHLMELLPVIGTVVSTWALFRTRGMKTRCIMWCSTCGWVAHNIWLGSIGGTLIEGSFLVMNGFNILRFYRLQQRGIDPFALETQLEKKEAQADTA; this is encoded by the coding sequence ATGACGCTTTACTGGTTTGCGCAGGGTGTGGGTTTACTGGCTTTTTGCGTTGGCATCACGATGTTTTTCAATCGCAGCGATCGCCGATTTAAACAGCAGCTGTCGGCCTACAGCGCCATTATCGGCATCCACTTTCTGTTAATGGGTGCCAATGCAGCAGGCAGCACGGCGCTGCTTAATGCCGTTCGTACACAGCTTGCCTTGCGCACCCGCAGTCAGTGGGTGATGCTGATTTTCATCACCCTGACGCTGATTTTCGGGCTGGGTAAGGCTAAACATCTGATGGAGCTGTTGCCGGTTATCGGTACGGTGGTCAGCACCTGGGCGCTGTTTCGCACCCGCGGTATGAAAACGCGCTGCATTATGTGGTGTTCAACCTGCGGCTGGGTCGCGCACAACATTTGGCTCGGATCAATAGGCGGCACCCTGATCGAGGGCAGTTTTCTGGTGATGAACGGTTTCAACATTCTTCGTTTTTATCGGCTGCAGCAGCGCGGCATCGATCCTTTTGCGCTCGAAACGCAGCTTGAGAAAAAAGAAGCTCAGGCGGACACGGCGTAA